A window from Sphingopyxis alaskensis RB2256 encodes these proteins:
- a CDS encoding ectoine synthase codes for MIVRNLGDIRKTDRNVRSDGWASARMLLKDDGMGFSFHVTTLFAGSELRMHYQNHLEAVLVLKGTGTIEDLATGEVHALRPGVMYALDDHDRHIVRPETDILTACVFNPPVTGREVHDESGAYPADPELAREPVAAD; via the coding sequence ATGATCGTTCGCAACCTCGGCGACATCCGCAAGACCGACCGCAATGTCCGCTCGGACGGCTGGGCCAGCGCCCGGATGCTGCTCAAGGATGATGGGATGGGCTTTTCCTTCCACGTCACCACCCTCTTCGCGGGCAGCGAACTCAGGATGCACTATCAGAACCATCTGGAGGCGGTGCTGGTGCTGAAAGGCACGGGCACGATCGAGGATCTGGCGACCGGCGAGGTTCACGCGCTGCGCCCCGGCGTGATGTATGCGCTCGACGACCATGACCGCCATATCGTGCGCCCCGAAACCGACATTCTGACCGCCTGCGTCTTCAACCCGCCGGTCACCGGCCGCGAAGTGCATGACGAAAGCGGCGCCTATCCGGCCGACCCGGAGCTGGCGCGCGAGCCCGTCGCCGCCGACTGA
- the thpD gene encoding ectoine hydroxylase, with protein sequence MQDLYPSRQRADAEMRPRLDPVVHSEWTNDAPISARQAAAFDRDGYIVLEDIFSADEVAFLQKAAGNLLADPAALDADTIVTEPQSNEIRSIFEIHAQSPVMARLAADARLADVARFLLGDEVYIHQSRLNYKPGFKGREFYWHSDFETWHVEDGMPRMRALSMSVLLAENTPHNGPLMVIPGSHRTYLTCVGETPDDHYLSSLKKQEYGVPDEESLAELAHRHGIVAPTGKPGTVILFDCNLMHGSNGNITPFPRANAFLVYNAVSNRLEKPFGVEKPRPWFLARRGEPAALRVERGPLVETVPA encoded by the coding sequence ATGCAAGACCTCTACCCCTCGCGCCAGCGCGCGGACGCCGAAATGCGGCCGCGGCTGGACCCCGTCGTCCATAGCGAATGGACAAACGATGCGCCGATCAGCGCGCGGCAGGCCGCGGCGTTCGACCGCGACGGCTATATCGTGCTCGAGGATATTTTCTCGGCCGACGAAGTCGCCTTCCTGCAAAAGGCCGCGGGCAATCTGCTCGCCGATCCGGCGGCGCTCGACGCCGACACGATCGTCACCGAGCCGCAAAGCAACGAGATCCGCTCGATCTTCGAGATTCACGCGCAAAGCCCGGTGATGGCGCGCCTTGCCGCCGATGCGCGGCTCGCCGATGTCGCGCGCTTCCTGCTCGGCGACGAGGTTTATATCCACCAGTCGCGGCTGAACTATAAACCCGGTTTCAAGGGCAGGGAGTTCTACTGGCACAGCGATTTCGAAACCTGGCATGTCGAGGACGGGATGCCGCGGATGCGCGCGCTGTCGATGTCGGTGCTGCTCGCCGAAAACACCCCGCACAACGGCCCGCTGATGGTGATTCCGGGCTCGCACCGCACCTATCTCACCTGCGTCGGCGAAACCCCCGACGACCATTATTTAAGCTCGCTCAAGAAACAGGAATATGGCGTGCCCGACGAGGAAAGCCTCGCCGAACTGGCGCACAGGCACGGCATCGTCGCGCCGACGGGCAAGCCGGGAACGGTGATCCTGTTCGACTGCAATTTGATGCACGGGTCGAACGGCAACATCACGCCCTTTCCGCGCGCCAACGCCTTCCTCGTCTATAATGCCGTGAGCAACCGGCTCGAAAAGCCCTTCGGCGTCGAAAAGCCGCGCCCCTGGTTCCTCGCCCGTCGCGGCGAGCCCGCGGCGCTCCGGGTTGAGCGCGGGCCGCTCGTCGAAACGGTGCCGGCATGA
- a CDS encoding aspartate kinase, translating to MSGQHSVEKIGGTSMAATATLFDNVLIAGRSGADLYNRIFVVSAYAGMTDLLLENKKTGAPGVYGHFVDDDDADAWRRAMAAVRAAMHARNADMFARGDSRAEADRFVDARIDAVTACLDDLARLRSHGRFGLKDQLATVRELLAGIGEAHSAHSTALLLRDRDVNALFVDLTLWDQDDLRSLDERIGEAFAAIDLRDTLPIVTGYAGCEGGMVRRYARGYTEMTFSRLAVLTGAREAIIHKEFHLSSADPKLVGEDKARKIGRTNYDVADQLANLGMEAIHPGAGRGLRQSGIPLRVRNTFDREDEGTLVTGDYVSDVPRVEIVTGLRQVQALQFFEQDMVGVKGYDAAILDALARHKLWIVSKSSNANTITHYLSASAAAVNKAIADLQGHYPDAAISAQPVAMVSVIGSDISRPGLVPDALRALDAAGVTMIAMQHQIRNVDVQFLVDPRDFEAAVRALHKALVERDARTEEKRRAA from the coding sequence ATGAGCGGGCAGCATAGCGTCGAAAAGATCGGCGGCACCTCGATGGCCGCGACCGCGACCCTGTTCGACAATGTGCTCATCGCGGGGCGGTCGGGCGCCGATCTCTACAACCGTATCTTCGTCGTCTCGGCCTATGCCGGGATGACCGACCTGCTCCTCGAAAACAAGAAAACGGGGGCGCCCGGCGTCTACGGCCATTTCGTCGACGACGACGATGCCGACGCCTGGCGGCGCGCGATGGCGGCGGTGCGCGCGGCGATGCACGCGCGCAATGCGGATATGTTCGCGCGGGGCGACAGCCGGGCCGAGGCCGACCGCTTCGTCGACGCACGCATCGACGCCGTCACCGCCTGCCTCGACGACCTCGCGCGGCTGCGCAGTCACGGCCGCTTCGGGCTGAAGGACCAGCTTGCCACGGTGCGCGAACTGCTCGCCGGGATCGGCGAGGCGCACAGCGCACACAGCACCGCGCTGCTGCTTCGCGACCGCGATGTGAACGCATTGTTCGTCGATCTGACGCTATGGGACCAGGACGATCTGCGCAGCCTCGACGAGCGGATCGGGGAGGCCTTTGCCGCGATCGACCTTCGGGACACGCTGCCGATCGTGACCGGCTATGCCGGGTGCGAGGGCGGCATGGTGCGGCGCTATGCGCGCGGCTATACCGAAATGACCTTCTCGCGGCTCGCCGTGCTCACCGGCGCGCGCGAGGCGATCATCCACAAGGAGTTCCACCTGTCGAGCGCCGACCCCAAGCTGGTCGGCGAGGACAAGGCACGCAAGATCGGCCGCACCAATTACGACGTCGCCGACCAGCTCGCCAATCTCGGCATGGAGGCGATCCACCCCGGCGCCGGGCGCGGGCTGCGCCAGTCGGGCATTCCGCTGCGCGTGCGCAACACCTTCGACCGCGAGGACGAAGGCACGCTCGTCACCGGCGACTATGTCTCCGACGTCCCGCGCGTCGAGATCGTCACCGGGCTGCGTCAGGTGCAGGCGCTGCAATTCTTCGAACAGGATATGGTGGGCGTGAAGGGTTATGACGCCGCGATCCTCGACGCGCTGGCGCGCCACAAGCTGTGGATCGTCAGCAAATCGTCGAATGCCAACACGATCACCCATTATCTGTCGGCGAGCGCCGCAGCGGTGAACAAGGCGATCGCCGACTTGCAAGGACATTATCCCGACGCCGCCATCTCGGCGCAGCCGGTGGCGATGGTGTCGGTGATCGGCAGCGACATCTCGCGCCCCGGCCTCGTCCCCGATGCGCTGCGCGCGCTCGACGCGGCGGGCGTCACGATGATCGCGATGCAGCACCAGATCCGCAACGTCGATGTCCAGTTCCTCGTCGATCCGCGCGACTTTGAGGCCGCGGTGCGCGCGCTGCACAAGGCGCTGGTCGAGCGTGACGCGAGAACGGAGGAAAAGCGGCGCGCCGCCTGA
- a CDS encoding MFS transporter — MLAIITPVRSLLVAIFVMMAGSGFLSTLIGLRLERAGSGTMVIGLIATAYFGGLVLGALRAGDVVRRVGHIRAFAAFVALLSASTLTYALLQQPLLWAVLRLIDGLCIAGVFICVESWLNDRAEAETRGTVLAFYMVALYSGQAIGQLLLRSGNSAPQIPFELASILISLAIIPVCLTRSAAPALEDAASLPLRRLFAASPLGVVGAGMTGLLLGAFYGLAAIYARRIGLSLADTASFMMTVILGGVALQWPLGRLSDRFDRRRVIIACFAATLGVSIALAMAPTGAALFALGALFGGLSFALYPLCVAFANDRLLPSERVTASGQLVLLYSVGAALGPIGAAAAMTAAGAGGLFLFIAFAAAAMLAFGLWRLAASDPVPAAAQQDFQILPRTTPVAALLDPAGPEPNPENR; from the coding sequence ATGCTCGCAATCATCACCCCTGTCCGCAGCCTGCTCGTCGCCATCTTCGTGATGATGGCGGGCAGCGGCTTCCTCTCGACGCTGATCGGCCTCCGGCTCGAACGCGCGGGCAGCGGGACGATGGTGATCGGCCTGATCGCCACCGCCTATTTTGGCGGGCTGGTGCTCGGCGCCTTGCGCGCGGGCGATGTCGTGCGCCGCGTCGGGCATATCCGCGCCTTCGCCGCCTTCGTCGCGCTGCTGTCGGCGAGCACGCTCACCTATGCGCTGCTCCAGCAGCCCTTGCTGTGGGCGGTGCTACGCCTGATCGACGGCCTGTGCATCGCGGGGGTGTTCATCTGCGTCGAAAGCTGGCTCAACGACCGCGCCGAGGCGGAGACGCGCGGCACGGTGCTCGCTTTCTATATGGTCGCGCTCTATTCGGGGCAGGCGATCGGGCAATTGCTGCTGCGTTCGGGCAACAGCGCGCCGCAAATCCCCTTCGAGCTTGCGTCGATCCTCATCTCGCTCGCGATCATTCCCGTCTGCCTGACGCGGAGCGCCGCGCCCGCGCTCGAAGATGCGGCATCGCTGCCGCTGCGGCGCCTGTTCGCGGCGTCGCCGCTCGGCGTCGTCGGCGCGGGGATGACCGGGCTGCTGCTCGGCGCCTTCTATGGTCTCGCCGCCATTTATGCGCGGCGGATCGGTCTCAGCCTTGCCGACACCGCCTCTTTCATGATGACGGTCATCCTCGGCGGCGTCGCGCTGCAATGGCCGCTCGGCCGCCTGTCCGACCGTTTCGACCGGCGGCGCGTCATCATCGCCTGCTTCGCCGCGACGCTGGGCGTCAGCATCGCGCTCGCCATGGCCCCGACGGGCGCCGCGCTGTTCGCGCTCGGCGCGCTGTTCGGTGGGCTCAGCTTCGCGCTCTATCCGCTCTGCGTCGCCTTTGCCAACGACCGGCTGCTGCCATCGGAGCGCGTCACCGCGAGCGGTCAGCTCGTGCTTCTCTATTCGGTCGGCGCCGCGCTCGGCCCGATCGGCGCGGCGGCGGCGATGACCGCCGCGGGGGCGGGCGGGCTCTTCCTCTTCATCGCCTTCGCGGCAGCGGCAATGCTCGCTTTCGGCCTCTGGCGCCTCGCCGCCAGCGATCCCGTGCCTGCCGCGGCGCAGCAGGATTTCCAGATCCTGCCGCGCACGACGCCCGTTGCCGCGCTGCTCGACCCCGCCGGCCCCGAACCCAACCCGGAAAACAGGTGA
- a CDS encoding MFS transporter, with the protein MDKTLPPHAPGHPPPFREPSPLHRAVGASALGNAVEWFDYGIYAYGVTYISAALFPGETEEAVLFALATFAISFLVRPLGGLFWGPLGDRIGRKSVLAMTILLMAGATFAVGLIPSYDSIGFWAPTLLIILRMVQGFSTGGEYGGAATFMAEYAPDHRRGFYGSFLEFGTLAGFSFGAALMLGYSLYLGDAAMHEWGWRIPFLIAGPIGLIGMYVRSKMEDTPVFRAEMASAERREPPGLLALMRDYWRPLLVVGGLVVALNVVNYSLLSYMPTYLQRRIGLSSEEALLVPIIGMVFMMCFLPFAGALSDRIGRRPMWRWSLIGLFLLVVPLYMLIGTGFAGAIVAFMALGLLYVPQLATISATFPAMFPTAVRFAGFAIAYNISTSIFGGTAPMIGSGLISLTGDPLMPAYYMMLACLVGLVALRFMPETAGRSLLEDPFRRD; encoded by the coding sequence ATGGACAAGACGCTGCCCCCCCACGCCCCCGGCCATCCGCCGCCGTTTCGCGAACCATCGCCGCTCCACCGCGCGGTCGGCGCCTCGGCGCTCGGCAATGCGGTCGAATGGTTCGACTATGGCATCTATGCCTATGGCGTGACCTATATCTCGGCGGCGCTCTTTCCCGGCGAGACCGAGGAGGCGGTGCTGTTCGCGCTCGCGACCTTTGCCATCTCCTTCCTCGTGCGACCGCTCGGCGGGCTGTTCTGGGGCCCGCTTGGCGACCGCATCGGGCGGAAATCGGTGCTCGCGATGACGATCCTCTTGATGGCGGGCGCGACCTTTGCCGTCGGACTCATCCCGTCCTATGACAGCATCGGCTTCTGGGCGCCGACCCTGCTCATCATCCTGCGCATGGTGCAGGGTTTTTCGACCGGCGGCGAATATGGCGGTGCGGCGACCTTCATGGCCGAATATGCGCCCGACCACCGGCGCGGCTTCTATGGCAGCTTCCTCGAGTTCGGGACGCTCGCGGGCTTTTCCTTCGGCGCGGCGCTGATGCTCGGCTATTCGCTCTATCTGGGCGATGCGGCGATGCACGAATGGGGCTGGCGCATCCCCTTCCTCATCGCCGGGCCGATCGGCCTCATCGGCATGTATGTGCGCTCGAAGATGGAGGATACGCCAGTGTTCCGCGCGGAAATGGCGTCGGCCGAGCGGCGCGAACCGCCGGGACTGCTTGCGCTGATGCGCGATTACTGGCGCCCCTTGCTCGTCGTCGGCGGCCTGGTGGTGGCGCTCAACGTCGTCAACTATTCGCTGCTCAGCTACATGCCCACCTATCTTCAGCGGCGCATCGGCCTGTCGAGCGAGGAAGCGCTGCTCGTGCCGATCATCGGCATGGTCTTCATGATGTGCTTCCTGCCCTTCGCCGGCGCGCTGTCGGACCGGATCGGGCGGCGGCCGATGTGGCGCTGGTCGCTGATCGGCCTCTTCCTGCTCGTCGTGCCGCTCTACATGCTCATCGGCACGGGCTTTGCGGGGGCGATCGTCGCCTTCATGGCGCTCGGCCTTCTCTATGTGCCGCAGCTCGCGACGATCTCGGCGACCTTTCCCGCGATGTTCCCGACCGCGGTGCGCTTCGCGGGCTTTGCCATCGCCTATAATATCTCCACCTCGATCTTCGGTGGCACCGCGCCGATGATCGGCAGCGGCCTGATCAGTCTGACCGGCGATCCGCTGATGCCCGCCTATTATATGATGCTCGCCTGCCTCGTCGGGCTGGTTGCGCTCCGTTTCATGCCCGAAACCGCGGGGCGTTCGCTGCTCGAAGACCCGTTCCGGCGGGATTGA
- a CDS encoding anti-sigma factor, with the protein MSFDPATVAAYVDGELDDLTARRVAREAASDPALAAEIARHRALKAKLVAHYAPVAAEALPDRFRALLTGAQEPPVIDTSLAARRESRRLRFAPAHMAAIAASLLLGLTIGLRPWAPAADVTERGGALVASGELAAALDTQLAATQGADAAIRIGLSFRDREGRICRSFEGAALSGIGCREADGWALERTMGGRTGGAYRQASSGALAADAAAMMVGEPFDAAAERAARARGWRR; encoded by the coding sequence ATGAGTTTCGACCCCGCCACCGTCGCGGCCTATGTCGACGGCGAACTCGACGACCTGACCGCGCGCCGCGTTGCGCGCGAGGCCGCGAGCGACCCGGCGCTTGCTGCCGAAATCGCGCGCCACCGCGCGCTGAAGGCGAAGCTTGTGGCGCATTATGCCCCCGTCGCCGCCGAGGCTCTCCCCGACCGGTTCCGCGCGCTGCTGACCGGCGCACAGGAACCCCCCGTGATCGACACCAGCCTCGCCGCGCGCCGCGAGAGCCGGCGTTTGCGCTTTGCGCCCGCGCATATGGCCGCGATCGCCGCCTCGCTGCTGCTCGGCCTGACGATCGGTTTGCGGCCGTGGGCGCCCGCGGCGGACGTGACCGAACGCGGCGGCGCGCTCGTCGCGTCGGGCGAGCTGGCGGCGGCGCTCGATACGCAGCTTGCCGCGACCCAGGGCGCCGACGCCGCGATCCGCATCGGCCTCAGCTTTCGCGATCGAGAGGGCCGCATCTGCCGCAGTTTCGAAGGCGCCGCCCTGTCGGGCATCGGCTGCCGCGAAGCCGATGGCTGGGCGCTCGAACGCACGATGGGCGGGCGGACGGGCGGCGCCTATCGCCAGGCAAGCTCGGGCGCGCTGGCGGCCGACGCGGCGGCGATGATGGTCGGCGAACCTTTTGACGCCGCCGCCGAACGCGCCGCGCGCGCGCGCGGCTGGCGGCGCTGA
- a CDS encoding RNA polymerase sigma factor: MRFEEKLIELLPRLRRFARGLTQSAADADDLCQAAIERALKSRDQWQDGTRLDSWMYRITRNLWIDERRGAGRRGVHDVIDEAVTQIAGDGAAEVEAGALRSDVDGAMARLPDEQREVVMLVLVEGYAYREAAEILDVPIGTVTSRLARGRDTLMQLLGEAA; the protein is encoded by the coding sequence ATGCGCTTTGAAGAGAAACTGATCGAACTGCTGCCGCGGCTGCGCCGGTTTGCGCGCGGCCTGACGCAGAGCGCCGCCGATGCCGACGATCTGTGTCAGGCGGCGATCGAACGCGCGCTGAAGTCGCGCGATCAATGGCAGGATGGAACAAGACTGGACAGCTGGATGTATCGTATCACCCGAAATCTGTGGATCGACGAGCGCCGTGGCGCGGGTCGGCGCGGCGTCCATGACGTGATCGACGAGGCGGTAACGCAGATCGCCGGCGACGGCGCCGCCGAGGTCGAGGCGGGGGCGCTGCGCAGCGACGTGGACGGCGCGATGGCGCGCCTGCCCGACGAGCAGCGCGAGGTCGTCATGCTCGTCCTCGTCGAAGGCTATGCCTATCGCGAAGCAGCCGAAATCCTCGACGTGCCAATCGGCACCGTCACGTCGCGGCTCGCGCGCGGCCGCGACACGTTGATGCAGCTTTTGGGAGAAGCGGCATGA
- a CDS encoding S8 family serine peptidase — protein sequence MRYVIAALLTLCFLSGGVIPRAAGQVALPPVGLPDRGRILPGLPDLAAEPLTVAEDKLRTLRLDRIAALVRRHPDAIERDARGDPAVRGVLVAIGVDTAMVARARAAGFALIDRERLDSLGLDIVRFRVPDGRSLARAQKQLARLLPDAEVDVDHIYFASGPGGALPGAALVATTGAGGGAAPLGLIDGGVAAHPSVAGRVEQRGFARGAPTASEHGTAVASLLVGAGAVQGAAPGRRLLAADVYGNDPAGGSASAIARALGWLAARRVAVTTISLVGPDNKLLAAAVAAAQRKGMLIVAAVGNDGPAAPPAYPASYRGVLAVTGVDARARVLPEAGRALHVDFAAPGDAVRAATGPASIERLRGTSFAAPLVAGRLALHYPAASIAAIGPAITVLVMEARDLGRKGRDKIYGHGLICGDCGR from the coding sequence ATGAGATATGTGATCGCAGCGCTGCTGACGCTTTGCTTCCTGTCCGGCGGGGTCATCCCGCGCGCCGCGGGGCAGGTTGCGCTGCCGCCGGTCGGCCTCCCCGACAGGGGGCGGATCCTGCCGGGCCTTCCCGATCTCGCAGCCGAACCGCTCACCGTGGCGGAGGACAAGCTGCGCACGCTGCGGCTTGACCGCATCGCCGCGCTGGTAAGGCGCCATCCGGATGCTATCGAACGCGATGCGCGCGGCGACCCCGCCGTGCGCGGCGTGCTCGTCGCCATCGGTGTCGACACCGCGATGGTCGCGCGCGCGCGCGCCGCGGGCTTTGCGCTCATCGACCGCGAACGGCTCGATTCGCTGGGACTCGACATCGTGCGCTTTCGCGTGCCCGATGGTCGCAGCCTTGCGCGTGCGCAAAAACAGCTCGCCCGTCTGTTGCCCGATGCCGAAGTCGACGTCGATCATATCTATTTCGCGAGCGGGCCGGGCGGCGCTCTGCCGGGGGCGGCGCTTGTGGCGACGACGGGGGCGGGCGGCGGCGCCGCGCCGCTCGGCCTGATCGACGGCGGCGTGGCCGCGCATCCTTCGGTGGCGGGGCGCGTCGAACAAAGGGGATTTGCCCGCGGCGCGCCGACAGCCAGCGAACATGGAACGGCGGTGGCCTCGCTGCTCGTCGGCGCAGGCGCGGTGCAGGGCGCGGCGCCGGGGCGGCGCCTGCTCGCCGCCGACGTCTATGGCAACGATCCGGCGGGCGGCAGCGCCAGCGCGATCGCCCGCGCGCTCGGCTGGCTCGCGGCGCGCCGCGTCGCGGTGACGACGATCAGCCTCGTCGGCCCCGACAACAAGCTGCTCGCGGCCGCAGTGGCGGCGGCGCAGCGCAAGGGAATGCTGATCGTCGCGGCGGTGGGTAACGACGGGCCCGCCGCGCCCCCCGCCTACCCTGCCTCCTATCGCGGTGTGCTCGCGGTTACCGGCGTCGATGCCAGGGCGCGCGTGCTTCCCGAAGCGGGGCGGGCGCTTCATGTCGACTTTGCGGCGCCCGGCGACGCCGTGCGCGCGGCGACCGGCCCGGCCAGCATCGAACGGCTGCGCGGGACATCCTTTGCGGCGCCGCTCGTCGCCGGGCGCCTCGCGCTTCACTATCCTGCCGCGTCGATCGCGGCGATCGGCCCGGCGATCACGGTGCTGGTGATGGAGGCGCGCGACCTTGGCCGCAAGGGCCGTGACAAAATCTATGGTCATGGCCTGATCTGCGGCGATTGCGGCCGCTGA
- a CDS encoding response regulator transcription factor — MARFKCEKAIRYGAIADAFALSRAAGVGQRGDVTGPCGHIHLILPDPVERAACFRVLTAGPARVVRSFASADDWFAAGDDDSCAVLLLRWEQPGAVSGAALLAHAAARDGIAAFVAAERLSIAESRAILLSGARDLLPAPLDPRLVRRTIDGALADHAAWQVACERQRAAAARLAALTPRERDILEGIAAGLGNKAIAQRLDLSPRTVEVHRANIMRRAGAGHVAELLHLRFVAEQARVAPGNRVRFGA, encoded by the coding sequence TTGGCGCGATTCAAATGCGAAAAAGCGATCCGTTATGGCGCCATCGCCGATGCGTTCGCGCTGTCGCGCGCGGCCGGGGTCGGGCAGCGTGGAGACGTGACCGGACCCTGCGGCCATATCCATCTGATCCTTCCCGACCCGGTCGAGCGCGCGGCCTGCTTCCGTGTGCTGACGGCGGGGCCCGCGCGCGTCGTGCGCAGCTTTGCCAGCGCCGACGACTGGTTTGCGGCGGGCGATGACGACAGCTGCGCGGTGCTCCTGCTGCGCTGGGAGCAGCCGGGCGCGGTAAGCGGTGCCGCGCTGCTGGCGCATGCCGCCGCGCGCGACGGCATCGCCGCCTTCGTCGCCGCCGAAAGGCTGAGCATCGCCGAATCGCGCGCGATCCTGTTGAGCGGCGCGCGCGACCTGCTTCCCGCGCCGCTCGATCCCCGGCTCGTGCGCCGCACGATCGACGGTGCGCTCGCCGACCACGCGGCCTGGCAAGTGGCGTGCGAGCGCCAGCGCGCGGCCGCGGCGCGGCTCGCCGCGCTGACCCCGCGCGAACGCGACATATTGGAGGGTATCGCCGCCGGGCTCGGCAACAAGGCGATCGCGCAGCGGCTCGATCTCAGCCCGCGCACGGTCGAGGTTCACCGCGCGAACATCATGCGCCGCGCGGGCGCGGGCCATGTCGCCGAACTGCTGCACCTGCGTTTCGTCGCCGAGCAGGCGCGCGTCGCGCCGGGCAATCGGGTCCGTTTCGGCGCATGA
- a CDS encoding acyl carrier protein translates to MSARKTAIVVAPGRGTYGKGELGSIARLHGARFADLIADFDAQRRMRGQPTVSELDGADRFSVATHMRGDVAAPLIYTATALDYLSIDRDRFDIVAALGNSMGWYSALALGGAVSISDGFRIANAMGLNSQTHGPGGQVLLQIVDDDWRPIPDRRDRLFDLVAAIDARPGHDLALSIDLAGMLVFAGNEEGLAALLAEAPPTPGRDPLRLAGHGPFHTPLMIGSSDKARAELPPTLFGAPAIPLVDGRGHIWRRFSSDPAAVWEYSFGHQILAPYDFALSVQVAVKEVAPDVIILPGPGDTLGGAIAQALIGIGWQGLTSKADFMARQASDPILLSMGRAEQRTLVIRDK, encoded by the coding sequence ATGAGCGCCCGCAAAACCGCGATCGTCGTCGCGCCCGGCCGCGGCACTTATGGCAAGGGCGAGCTGGGCAGCATCGCGCGGCTGCATGGCGCGCGATTTGCCGATCTGATCGCCGATTTCGACGCGCAGCGCCGGATGCGCGGGCAGCCGACGGTGAGCGAACTCGACGGCGCCGATCGCTTCAGCGTGGCAACGCACATGCGCGGCGACGTCGCGGCGCCGCTGATCTACACCGCTACCGCGCTCGATTACCTGAGCATCGACCGCGACAGGTTCGACATCGTTGCGGCGCTCGGCAATTCGATGGGCTGGTACAGCGCGCTCGCGCTGGGCGGCGCGGTGTCGATCAGCGACGGGTTCCGCATCGCCAACGCCATGGGGCTCAACAGCCAGACGCACGGCCCCGGCGGGCAGGTCCTGCTGCAAATCGTCGATGACGACTGGCGCCCGATCCCCGACCGACGCGACCGGCTGTTCGATCTTGTCGCCGCGATCGACGCGCGGCCGGGCCATGACCTCGCGCTGTCGATCGACCTCGCCGGGATGCTGGTGTTCGCGGGCAATGAGGAGGGCCTCGCCGCGCTGCTCGCCGAAGCGCCGCCGACGCCGGGGCGCGATCCGCTGCGCCTCGCGGGGCACGGCCCCTTTCATACCCCGCTGATGATCGGCAGTTCGGACAAGGCGAGGGCCGAACTGCCGCCGACGCTGTTCGGCGCCCCGGCGATCCCGCTGGTCGATGGTCGCGGCCATATCTGGCGCCGCTTCTCGTCCGATCCCGCGGCAGTCTGGGAATACAGCTTCGGTCACCAGATCCTGGCCCCCTATGATTTCGCGCTTTCGGTGCAGGTCGCGGTCAAGGAGGTCGCGCCCGATGTCATCATCCTGCCCGGCCCCGGCGACACGCTGGGCGGCGCGATCGCCCAGGCGCTGATCGGCATCGGCTGGCAGGGGCTGACCAGCAAGGCCGATTTCATGGCGCGGCAGGCGTCGGACCCGATCCTCCTGTCGATGGGCCGCGCCGAGCAGCGCACGCTGGTCATCAGGGACAAATAG